A part of Pectinophora gossypiella chromosome Z, ilPecGoss1.1, whole genome shotgun sequence genomic DNA contains:
- the LOC126380233 gene encoding PAN2-PAN3 deadenylation complex subunit PAN3 isoform X1 has product MDPSIFLQYSPPNGLPQESKLATYMNRSATTPTRSLNQALGKVSLESSPTSIKKILIGEFVPLNYFSPANILPDSPESSPPSTLAIPTSHPPQVHQENVGGTTYFYSTNADGLSGTGPQHPAAMAESCIGPGVVGPTAGASPYGQQMYPGTPTHMGPMTSKPGLASTFYMPETIRAEIYQRNDDIFLTTDLRQYPDLPENVEMYSELTPLEGAAPHAMATSFRATHRASAEHYALRRLHSFAGVPTKRLELWKQIDHPNIIRLHDVFTTKAFGDHSMMLVYDYHPACVTLMNKYLSGGGGGAVTDGNGAFHDPFSSDPDAPRPYTHQKNAMLRAVACGALLPEAVLWSLLVQLTAALRAIHTAGLACRSLDPTKVVMNGCRVRIAWCGVADALHPNTNDVGQAQQDDLTALGRLALALACRTIHCDNLPASMELVARTYSADLKNLILYLLSTSAARRSVTDLMPMIGARFYNQVEALERRADAFEEQLAREIDNGRLLRILIKLGIVNERPELNMDASWSETGDRYMLKLFRDYLFHSVSEDGRPWLDQAHIAHCLNQLDGGSIEKVELMSRDEQSVLVVSYAELKHCLEQAFEEVMQASAPLP; this is encoded by the exons ATGGATCCCTCTATATTTTTGCAATACTCTCCTCCCAATGGGCTGCCCCAGGAGTCGAAGTTAGCGACGTACATG aacCGTTCTGCCACAACTCCAACAAGGTCGTTAAATCAGGCATTAGGTAAGGTCAGTTTGGAGTCATCACCAACTTCTATCAAAAAG ATACTGATTGGTGAGTTTGTGCCACTCAACTACTTCAGCCCGGCAAACATCCTGCCGGACTCACCAGAGAGTTCACCACCATCTACATTGGCTATCCCTACCAGCCATCCACCACAAGTTCACCAG GAGAATGTTGGAGGTACAACATATTTCTACTCTACAAACGCAGATGGGCTCAGTGGCACTGGACCTCAACATCCTGCTGCTATGG CAGAATCCTGCATCGGGCCGGGCGTGGTAGGGCCTACTGCCGGAGCCTCGCCCTACGGCCAACAGATGTACCCGGGGACCCCCACACACATGGGTCCTATGACTTCCAAGCCAG GTCTGGCGTCAACGTTCTACATGCCCGAAACCATACGTGCGGAGATCTACCAGCGAAATGATGATATCTTTCTAACTACTGACCTGCGTCAGTACCCTG ACCTGCCAGAGAACGTGGAGATGTACTCGGAGCTGACGCCGCTAGAGGGTGCAGCGCCGCACGCGATGGCAACGTCGTTCCGCGCCACGCACCGCGCCAGCGCCGAACACTACGCGCTGCGCCGCCTGCACTCCTTCGCCGGTGTCCCCACCAAGCGTCTTGAGCTATGGAAGCAGATCGACCACCCCAACATTATAAGACTCCATGATGTTTTCACTACTAAAGCGTTCGGCGATCACT CGATGATGTTGGTGTACGATTACCACCCGGCATGCGTGACCTTGATGAACAAGTACCtgtcgggcggcggcggcggcgcagtcACCGACGGCAATGGCGCCTTCCACGACCCCTTCTCTTCGGACCCGGACGCGCCGCGCCCTTACACGCACCAG AAAAACGCGATGTTGCGTGCGGTTGCGTGCGGCGCCCTGTTGCCCGAGGCGGTGCTATGGAGCCTGCTGGTGCAGCTGACGGCCGCTCTGCGCGCCATACACACCGCCGGACTGGCTTGCAG gaGCCTAGACCCCACTAAGGTGGTGATGAACGGGTGTCGAGTGCGCATCGCGTGGTGCGGTGTCGCTGACGCCCTGCACCCTAACACCAATGACGTTGGACAG GCGCAACAAGACGACTTGACGGCCCTGGGGCGGCTGGCTCTGGCGCTGGCTTGCCGCACTATCCACTGCGATAACCTGCCCGCCTCCATGGAGCTGGTGGCGCGCACCTACTCCGCCGATCTCAAGAACCTCATACT GTATTTGCTCTCCACGTCAGCCGCTCGCCGCTCCGTCACTGATCTCATGCCTATGATTGGAGCTCGCTTCTACAACCAG GTAGAAGCGCTAGAGCGTCGTGCGGACGCATTCGAGGAGCAACTGGCGCGAGAAATCGACAACGGCAGACTCCTGCGCATACTGATCAAGTTGGGGATAGTCAACGAACGTCCAGA ACTGAACATGGACGCGTCGTGGTCGGAAACGGGTGACCGCTACATGCTGAAGCTGTTCCGCGACTACCTGTTCCACTCGGTGAGCGAGGACGGGCGGCCGTGGCTCGACCAGGCACACATCGCCCACTGCCTGAACCAACTCGACGGCGGCTCCATTGAAAAG GTGGAGCTGATGTCGCGCGACGAACAAAGCGTACTGGTGGTGTCGTACGCGGAACTGAAGCACTGCCTGGAACAGGCGTTCGAGGAAGTGATGCAGGCCTCGGCTCCGCTCCCCTAG
- the LOC126380233 gene encoding PAN2-PAN3 deadenylation complex subunit PAN3 isoform X2: MDPSIFLQYSPPNGLPQESKLATYMNRSATTPTRSLNQALGKVSLESSPTSIKKILIGEFVPLNYFSPANILPDSPESSPPSTLAIPTSHPPQVHQENVGGTTYFYSTNADGLSGTGPQHPAAMESCIGPGVVGPTAGASPYGQQMYPGTPTHMGPMTSKPGLASTFYMPETIRAEIYQRNDDIFLTTDLRQYPDLPENVEMYSELTPLEGAAPHAMATSFRATHRASAEHYALRRLHSFAGVPTKRLELWKQIDHPNIIRLHDVFTTKAFGDHSMMLVYDYHPACVTLMNKYLSGGGGGAVTDGNGAFHDPFSSDPDAPRPYTHQKNAMLRAVACGALLPEAVLWSLLVQLTAALRAIHTAGLACRSLDPTKVVMNGCRVRIAWCGVADALHPNTNDVGQAQQDDLTALGRLALALACRTIHCDNLPASMELVARTYSADLKNLILYLLSTSAARRSVTDLMPMIGARFYNQVEALERRADAFEEQLAREIDNGRLLRILIKLGIVNERPELNMDASWSETGDRYMLKLFRDYLFHSVSEDGRPWLDQAHIAHCLNQLDGGSIEKVELMSRDEQSVLVVSYAELKHCLEQAFEEVMQASAPLP, from the exons ATGGATCCCTCTATATTTTTGCAATACTCTCCTCCCAATGGGCTGCCCCAGGAGTCGAAGTTAGCGACGTACATG aacCGTTCTGCCACAACTCCAACAAGGTCGTTAAATCAGGCATTAGGTAAGGTCAGTTTGGAGTCATCACCAACTTCTATCAAAAAG ATACTGATTGGTGAGTTTGTGCCACTCAACTACTTCAGCCCGGCAAACATCCTGCCGGACTCACCAGAGAGTTCACCACCATCTACATTGGCTATCCCTACCAGCCATCCACCACAAGTTCACCAG GAGAATGTTGGAGGTACAACATATTTCTACTCTACAAACGCAGATGGGCTCAGTGGCACTGGACCTCAACATCCTGCTGCTATGG AATCCTGCATCGGGCCGGGCGTGGTAGGGCCTACTGCCGGAGCCTCGCCCTACGGCCAACAGATGTACCCGGGGACCCCCACACACATGGGTCCTATGACTTCCAAGCCAG GTCTGGCGTCAACGTTCTACATGCCCGAAACCATACGTGCGGAGATCTACCAGCGAAATGATGATATCTTTCTAACTACTGACCTGCGTCAGTACCCTG ACCTGCCAGAGAACGTGGAGATGTACTCGGAGCTGACGCCGCTAGAGGGTGCAGCGCCGCACGCGATGGCAACGTCGTTCCGCGCCACGCACCGCGCCAGCGCCGAACACTACGCGCTGCGCCGCCTGCACTCCTTCGCCGGTGTCCCCACCAAGCGTCTTGAGCTATGGAAGCAGATCGACCACCCCAACATTATAAGACTCCATGATGTTTTCACTACTAAAGCGTTCGGCGATCACT CGATGATGTTGGTGTACGATTACCACCCGGCATGCGTGACCTTGATGAACAAGTACCtgtcgggcggcggcggcggcgcagtcACCGACGGCAATGGCGCCTTCCACGACCCCTTCTCTTCGGACCCGGACGCGCCGCGCCCTTACACGCACCAG AAAAACGCGATGTTGCGTGCGGTTGCGTGCGGCGCCCTGTTGCCCGAGGCGGTGCTATGGAGCCTGCTGGTGCAGCTGACGGCCGCTCTGCGCGCCATACACACCGCCGGACTGGCTTGCAG gaGCCTAGACCCCACTAAGGTGGTGATGAACGGGTGTCGAGTGCGCATCGCGTGGTGCGGTGTCGCTGACGCCCTGCACCCTAACACCAATGACGTTGGACAG GCGCAACAAGACGACTTGACGGCCCTGGGGCGGCTGGCTCTGGCGCTGGCTTGCCGCACTATCCACTGCGATAACCTGCCCGCCTCCATGGAGCTGGTGGCGCGCACCTACTCCGCCGATCTCAAGAACCTCATACT GTATTTGCTCTCCACGTCAGCCGCTCGCCGCTCCGTCACTGATCTCATGCCTATGATTGGAGCTCGCTTCTACAACCAG GTAGAAGCGCTAGAGCGTCGTGCGGACGCATTCGAGGAGCAACTGGCGCGAGAAATCGACAACGGCAGACTCCTGCGCATACTGATCAAGTTGGGGATAGTCAACGAACGTCCAGA ACTGAACATGGACGCGTCGTGGTCGGAAACGGGTGACCGCTACATGCTGAAGCTGTTCCGCGACTACCTGTTCCACTCGGTGAGCGAGGACGGGCGGCCGTGGCTCGACCAGGCACACATCGCCCACTGCCTGAACCAACTCGACGGCGGCTCCATTGAAAAG GTGGAGCTGATGTCGCGCGACGAACAAAGCGTACTGGTGGTGTCGTACGCGGAACTGAAGCACTGCCTGGAACAGGCGTTCGAGGAAGTGATGCAGGCCTCGGCTCCGCTCCCCTAG